From Cannabis sativa cultivar Pink pepper isolate KNU-18-1 chromosome 8, ASM2916894v1, whole genome shotgun sequence, a single genomic window includes:
- the LOC115700795 gene encoding universal stress protein A-like protein isoform X2, producing the protein MAGEMMRGSRKTMKVMVAMDDSECSFNALKWALDHLFVTPPEMGTTVLAEEPNPVEPDMLVLVHVQQPFQHYGFPAGPAVYATTSVVESVRKAQEENSAILMSRALQMCRTKPNVKAETLILEGEPKDKICNATEQMHMDLLVVGSRGLGTIKRAFLGSVSDYCAHHAKCPILIVRPPKETAVPTTM; encoded by the exons ATGGCAGGTGAGATGATGAGGGGATCAAGGAAGACAATGAAGGTGATGGTGGCAATGGACGACAGCGAATGCAGCTTCAACGCTCTCAAGTGGGCACTGGACCACTTATTTGTTACGCCTCCAGAGATGGGAACAACAGTACTGGCGGAGGAGCCCAACCCGGTGGAGCCTGACATGCTGGTTCTCGTCCATGTTCAGCAGCCTTTTCAGCACTATGGTTTCCCTGCTGGACCAG CGGTATATGCAACAACATCAGTGGTGGAATCAGTGAGGAAAGCTCAGGAAGAGAATTCTGCGATTTTGATGTCTCGTGCATTACAAATGTGCAGAACGAAGCCG AATGTGAAAGCAGAAACACTGATTCTGGAGGGAGAACCAAAGGACAAGATATGTAACGCTACAGAGCAAATGCATATGGATCTCCTCGTCGTTGGTAGTCGTGGCCTTGGAACCATCAAGag AGCATTTCTGGGGAGTGTAAGTGACTACTGTGCTCATCATGCAAAATGTCCAATCCTAATAGTAAGGCCACCCAAGGAAACTGCTGTTCCGACTACCATGTGA
- the LOC115700795 gene encoding universal stress protein A-like protein isoform X1 produces MAGEMMRGSRKTMKVMVAMDDSECSFNALKWALDHLFVTPPEMGTTVLAEEPNPVEPDMLVLVHVQQPFQHYGFPAGPGGSAVYATTSVVESVRKAQEENSAILMSRALQMCRTKPNVKAETLILEGEPKDKICNATEQMHMDLLVVGSRGLGTIKRAFLGSVSDYCAHHAKCPILIVRPPKETAVPTTM; encoded by the exons ATGGCAGGTGAGATGATGAGGGGATCAAGGAAGACAATGAAGGTGATGGTGGCAATGGACGACAGCGAATGCAGCTTCAACGCTCTCAAGTGGGCACTGGACCACTTATTTGTTACGCCTCCAGAGATGGGAACAACAGTACTGGCGGAGGAGCCCAACCCGGTGGAGCCTGACATGCTGGTTCTCGTCCATGTTCAGCAGCCTTTTCAGCACTATGGTTTCCCTGCTGGACCAGGTGGATCTG CGGTATATGCAACAACATCAGTGGTGGAATCAGTGAGGAAAGCTCAGGAAGAGAATTCTGCGATTTTGATGTCTCGTGCATTACAAATGTGCAGAACGAAGCCG AATGTGAAAGCAGAAACACTGATTCTGGAGGGAGAACCAAAGGACAAGATATGTAACGCTACAGAGCAAATGCATATGGATCTCCTCGTCGTTGGTAGTCGTGGCCTTGGAACCATCAAGag AGCATTTCTGGGGAGTGTAAGTGACTACTGTGCTCATCATGCAAAATGTCCAATCCTAATAGTAAGGCCACCCAAGGAAACTGCTGTTCCGACTACCATGTGA
- the LOC115700566 gene encoding rhomboid-like protein 15 isoform X2: protein MRPNIVSEAGLQTRLGQWWESIPVLTSGIVAVCGIIYLVCLLVGYDSFVEVCFLPSAVASHFQVYRIFTSVLFHGSILHVLFNMMAFVPLGSELERIMGSVRLLYLIILLAISNALFHLLIALLVMYNPIHSDGYLMNECAIGFSGILFSMIVIETSLSGVQSRSVFGLFNVPAKWYAWILLIVFQLLMTNVSLLGHLSGILSGFAYTYGFFNFLMPGAAFYSAIEASSWLACCVRRPKFILCTGGNPTSYIPTHSTQNTTSSGLFSGNAWRNLSSWMPQRGTSTESTVDSRFPGAGRTLGSTRTQTGPADNSDSNLQVRLLDDSSPPSDTAATGTGQPLSDGRRVVQHAATTPGIPIQGSVASEEEIQKLVAMGFEKTQVEVALEAAEGDLNVAVEILMSQQG, encoded by the exons ATGAGACCCAACATTGTTTCTGAG GCAGGGTTGCAGACAAGGTTGGGGCAATGGTGGGAAAGCATTCCGGTCCTTACTTCTGGGATTGTGGCCGTTTGTGGGATTATTTACTTGGTGTGTCTCTTGGTAGGATATGACTCTTTTGTTGAAGTATGCTTCTTGCCTTCTGCAGTTGCATCACATTTCCAAG TCTACAGGATTTTTACCTCGGTTCTGTTTCACGGCTCAATACTTCACGTGCTCTTCAACATGATGGCATTCGTTCCTTTGGGTTCTGAGCTTGAGAGAATCATGGGATCTGTCCGCTTGTTGTACTTGATTATTTTGTTGGCCATCAGCAATGCTCTTTTTCATCTTCTAATTGCACTTTTGGTCATGTATAACCCAATCCACTCGGATGGTTATCTGATGAATGAGTGTGCAATAGGCTTTTCAGGAATATTGTTCTCTATGATTGTTATAGAAACAAGTCTCAGTGGAGTCCAATCTAGAAG TGTGTTTGGACTATTTAATGTGCCTGCTAAGTG GTATGCATGGATCTTGTTGATTGTGTTTCAGCTTCTTATGACAAACGTCTCATTACTAGGACACCTAAGTGGCATATTATCTGGCTTTGCAT ATACTTATGGCTTCTTCAACTTCCTAATGCCTGGAGCAGCATTCTATTCTGCTATTGAGGCCTCATCTTGGCTT GCATGTTGTGTTAGGCGACCCAAATTTATTTTGTGCACTGGTGGGAATCCTACTAGCTACATCCCAACACATTCAACCCAAAATACAACATCCAG TGGATTGTTTTCTGGAAATGCGTGGAGGAACTTGTCTTCTTGGATGCCACAGAGAGGAACATCTACTGAG TCAACTGTAGACAGTAGATTTCCTGGGGCAGGAAGGACACTTGGATCTACAAGAACTCAGACGGGCCCTGCTGATAATTCAGATTCAAACCTTCAGGTTAGACTTTTGGATGATAGTAGTCCACCATCAGACACAGCAGCAACTGGCACAGGACAGCCATTATCTGATGGAAG GCGAGTAGTACAACATGCAGCAACAACTCCCGGGATCCCAATACAAGGTTCAGTCGCATCTGAAGAAGAAATCCAGAAACTTGTAGCTATGGGATTTGAAAAG ACACAGGTAGAAGTTGCCCTGGAAGCTGCAGAAGGAGACCTGAATGTGGCAGTGGAAATTCTTATGAGCCAACAG GGTTAA
- the LOC115700566 gene encoding rhomboid-like protein 15 isoform X1: MRPNIVSEAGLQTRLGQWWESIPVLTSGIVAVCGIIYLVCLLVGYDSFVEVCFLPSAVASHFQVYRIFTSVLFHGSILHVLFNMMAFVPLGSELERIMGSVRLLYLIILLAISNALFHLLIALLVMYNPIHSDGYLMNECAIGFSGILFSMIVIETSLSGVQSRSVFGLFNVPAKWYAWILLIVFQLLMTNVSLLGHLSGILSGFAYTYGFFNFLMPGAAFYSAIEASSWLACCVRRPKFILCTGGNPTSYIPTHSTQNTTSSGLFSGNAWRNLSSWMPQRGTSTESTVDSRFPGAGRTLGSTRTQTGPADNSDSNLQVRLLDDSSPPSDTAATGTGQPLSDGRRVVQHAATTPGIPIQGSVASEEEIQKLVAMGFEKTQVEVALEAAEGDLNVAVEILMSQQVRL, from the exons ATGAGACCCAACATTGTTTCTGAG GCAGGGTTGCAGACAAGGTTGGGGCAATGGTGGGAAAGCATTCCGGTCCTTACTTCTGGGATTGTGGCCGTTTGTGGGATTATTTACTTGGTGTGTCTCTTGGTAGGATATGACTCTTTTGTTGAAGTATGCTTCTTGCCTTCTGCAGTTGCATCACATTTCCAAG TCTACAGGATTTTTACCTCGGTTCTGTTTCACGGCTCAATACTTCACGTGCTCTTCAACATGATGGCATTCGTTCCTTTGGGTTCTGAGCTTGAGAGAATCATGGGATCTGTCCGCTTGTTGTACTTGATTATTTTGTTGGCCATCAGCAATGCTCTTTTTCATCTTCTAATTGCACTTTTGGTCATGTATAACCCAATCCACTCGGATGGTTATCTGATGAATGAGTGTGCAATAGGCTTTTCAGGAATATTGTTCTCTATGATTGTTATAGAAACAAGTCTCAGTGGAGTCCAATCTAGAAG TGTGTTTGGACTATTTAATGTGCCTGCTAAGTG GTATGCATGGATCTTGTTGATTGTGTTTCAGCTTCTTATGACAAACGTCTCATTACTAGGACACCTAAGTGGCATATTATCTGGCTTTGCAT ATACTTATGGCTTCTTCAACTTCCTAATGCCTGGAGCAGCATTCTATTCTGCTATTGAGGCCTCATCTTGGCTT GCATGTTGTGTTAGGCGACCCAAATTTATTTTGTGCACTGGTGGGAATCCTACTAGCTACATCCCAACACATTCAACCCAAAATACAACATCCAG TGGATTGTTTTCTGGAAATGCGTGGAGGAACTTGTCTTCTTGGATGCCACAGAGAGGAACATCTACTGAG TCAACTGTAGACAGTAGATTTCCTGGGGCAGGAAGGACACTTGGATCTACAAGAACTCAGACGGGCCCTGCTGATAATTCAGATTCAAACCTTCAGGTTAGACTTTTGGATGATAGTAGTCCACCATCAGACACAGCAGCAACTGGCACAGGACAGCCATTATCTGATGGAAG GCGAGTAGTACAACATGCAGCAACAACTCCCGGGATCCCAATACAAGGTTCAGTCGCATCTGAAGAAGAAATCCAGAAACTTGTAGCTATGGGATTTGAAAAG ACACAGGTAGAAGTTGCCCTGGAAGCTGCAGAAGGAGACCTGAATGTGGCAGTGGAAATTCTTATGAGCCAACAGGTTCGTCTTTAA
- the LOC115700566 gene encoding rhomboid-like protein 15 isoform X3, giving the protein MRPNIVSEAGLQTRLGQWWESIPVLTSGIVAVCGIIYLVCLLVGYDSFVEVCFLPSAVASHFQVYRIFTSVLFHGSILHVLFNMMAFVPLGSELERIMGSVRLLYLIILLAISNALFHLLIALLVMYNPIHSDGYLMNECAIGFSGILFSMIVIETSLSGVQSRSVFGLFNVPAKWYAWILLIVFQLLMTNVSLLGHLSGILSGFAYTYGFFNFLMPGAAFYSAIEASSWLACCVRRPKFILCTGGNPTSYIPTHSTQNTTSSGLFSGNAWRNLSSWMPQRGTSTESTVDSRFPGAGRTLGSTRTQTGPADNSDSNLQASSTTCSNNSRDPNTRFSRI; this is encoded by the exons ATGAGACCCAACATTGTTTCTGAG GCAGGGTTGCAGACAAGGTTGGGGCAATGGTGGGAAAGCATTCCGGTCCTTACTTCTGGGATTGTGGCCGTTTGTGGGATTATTTACTTGGTGTGTCTCTTGGTAGGATATGACTCTTTTGTTGAAGTATGCTTCTTGCCTTCTGCAGTTGCATCACATTTCCAAG TCTACAGGATTTTTACCTCGGTTCTGTTTCACGGCTCAATACTTCACGTGCTCTTCAACATGATGGCATTCGTTCCTTTGGGTTCTGAGCTTGAGAGAATCATGGGATCTGTCCGCTTGTTGTACTTGATTATTTTGTTGGCCATCAGCAATGCTCTTTTTCATCTTCTAATTGCACTTTTGGTCATGTATAACCCAATCCACTCGGATGGTTATCTGATGAATGAGTGTGCAATAGGCTTTTCAGGAATATTGTTCTCTATGATTGTTATAGAAACAAGTCTCAGTGGAGTCCAATCTAGAAG TGTGTTTGGACTATTTAATGTGCCTGCTAAGTG GTATGCATGGATCTTGTTGATTGTGTTTCAGCTTCTTATGACAAACGTCTCATTACTAGGACACCTAAGTGGCATATTATCTGGCTTTGCAT ATACTTATGGCTTCTTCAACTTCCTAATGCCTGGAGCAGCATTCTATTCTGCTATTGAGGCCTCATCTTGGCTT GCATGTTGTGTTAGGCGACCCAAATTTATTTTGTGCACTGGTGGGAATCCTACTAGCTACATCCCAACACATTCAACCCAAAATACAACATCCAG TGGATTGTTTTCTGGAAATGCGTGGAGGAACTTGTCTTCTTGGATGCCACAGAGAGGAACATCTACTGAG TCAACTGTAGACAGTAGATTTCCTGGGGCAGGAAGGACACTTGGATCTACAAGAACTCAGACGGGCCCTGCTGATAATTCAGATTCAAACCTTCAG GCGAGTAGTACAACATGCAGCAACAACTCCCGGGATCCCAATACAAGGTTCAGTCGCATCTGA
- the LOC115701499 gene encoding uncharacterized protein LOC115701499: protein MEDEVELPTNPNSLSNHTNPSNEDTDDDPPTLSSQAMAALREFLAEQSQSVAEPTNENDGQGGSSVALVSEDWRLSQFWYEPDTAETLAREVLTLCQLGSSDSDLGSPRIACIACPTLYAYLKNIDSNLRVQLLEFDKRFEQYGSDFTFYDYNQPEELPLELKHAFHVVVADPPYLSKECLEKVADSISFLARSKESHLLLLTGEVQKDRAAELMCLQPCGFKPRHSSKLGNEFRVFTNYDPGTRLGGWEK, encoded by the exons ATGGAAGACGAAGTTGAGCTTCCCACCAACCCCAACTCTCTAAGCAACCACACCAACCCTTCCAACGAAGACACCGACGATGACCCACCAACACTTAGCTCCCAAGCCATGGCTGCTCTAAGAGAGTTCTTAGCTGAGCAAAGCCAGTCTGTCGCCGAACCCACCAACGAGAACGATGGTCAGGGTGGTTCTTCAGTGGCTCTAGTCTCCGAGGACTGGAGGCTCAGCCAGTTCTGGTACGAGCCTGACACTGCCGAGACCCTGGCTCGAGAGGTTCTCACTCTCTGCCAATTGGGTTCGTCTGACTCGGACTTGGGATCGCCTCGAATCGCTTGTATTGCTTGCCCCACGCTCTATGCTTATCTCAAA AATATTGATTCGAATTTGAGAGTGCAACTTCTTGAATTCGACAAGCGTTTTGAGCAATATGGTAGTGATTTTACGTTCTATGATTATAACCAACCTGAAGAATTGCCATTGGAGCTTAAGCATGCTTTTCATGTGGTTGTTGCAGACCCTCCTTACCTG AGCAAGGAGTGCCTGGAGAAAGTTGCTGATAGTATATCTTTTCTTGCAAGAAGTAAGGAGTCTCATTTGCTTCTACTTACAG GAGAGGTGCAAAAAGATAGAGCAGCTGAGCTGATGTGCTTGCAGCCTTGTGGTTTCAAGCCTCGACACTCCAGCAAACTTGGAAATGAGTTTCGGGTGTTCACAAACTATGATCCTGGGACACGATTAGGGGGATGGGAGAAATAG
- the LOC115701415 gene encoding pentatricopeptide repeat-containing protein At2g20710, mitochondrial, with product MKSFASDLNSALKWHSRFRTRNVLTLSLYSTATTTAATIDDRFRDGKMRSLYRRISPNLHSVSILPVLDQWIEEGQKVNRFDLVGIINELRHYKRYNHALEVCMWMSDNRYYPITYTDVAIRLDLISKVHGIKEAENYFNDIPMQLKVAEVYSALLNCYAYAKQVVEAEATMQQMKGLRFASTALPYNVLLNLYYQTENREKIDSLMKEMDEKGIRYNKFTYSIWLSSYVADTNVTGIDNVLKKMSSDSEVTVDWLIYSVAANGYIKAGLVEKSLAMLKKSEELMLTAKKLSSAFECLLTQYAAIGKKEEVLRLWEHFKIKHEVYNKGYLSMITSLLKLDDIESANKIFEEWESKKAKYDIRIPNSLIGGYCRKGLLVEAKTLVDRVISANEKPNAKTWNHFTTGYIMHNQIDKAVEALKEEILVAEPRQKPSKDNLVACLEFLKGKGDIQGAEEIIRLLKHKGFVVSEVSAMDVEKDKRRVTKNRKLLKDMQGQKDGRK from the exons ATGAAGAGCTTTGCCTCTGACCTCAACTCTGCACTGAAATGGCACTCCCGTTTCAGAACTCGAAACGTTTTAACTCTTTCTCTCTACTCTACCGCCACCACCACGGCTGCAACTATTGACGATCGTTTCCGCGATGGTAAAATGCGTTCTCTGTACCGTAGAATATCTCCTAATCTACATTCGGTTTCCATTCTTCCGGTTCTCGACCAGTGGATCGAAGAAGGTCAAAAGGTCAATAGGTTTGACCTAGTTGGTATCATCAACGAACTCAGGCATTACAAACGCTATAATCACGCTCTTGAG GTATGTATGTGGATGTCTGACAATAGATACTATCCAATTACATACACTGATGTTGCAATTCGGCTGGACCTAATCTCGAAAGTTCATGGGATAAAAGAAGCTGAGAATTATTTTAATGACATTCCAATGCAATTGAAAGTTGCTGAGGTTTATAGTGCTCTACTCAACTGCTATGCTTATGCAAAACAGGTGGTGGAAGCAGAGGCAACTATGCAGCAAATGAAGGGTTTGCGATTTGCCAGTACAGCATTGCCCTATAATGTATTGCTTAATTTGTATTATCAAACTGAGAATCGTGAAAAAATTGATTCCCTGATGAAAGAAATGGACGAAAAGGGCATCCGTTATAACAAATTTACATACAGCATCTGGCTCAGTTCATATGTAGCAGATACCAATGTGACAGGAATTGACAATGTTCTCAAAAAGATGTCATCTGATTCGGAAGTTACTGTTGACTGGCTAATATATTCTGTCGCAGCAAATGGATACATTAAAGCTGGGCTTGTGGAAAAATCTTTGGCAATGCTGAAAAAATCTGAGGAACTTATGTTAACTGCCAAGAAACTGAGTTCAGCATTTGAGTGCCTCCTCACACAATATGCAGCCATagggaagaaagaagaagtattAAGACTATGGGAACATTTTAAAATAAAGCATGAGGTTTATAATAAGGGATACTTAAGCATGATAACCTCACTGTTGAAGCTTGATGATATTGAAAGTGCCAATAAGATCTTTGAGGAATGGGAATCCAAGAAGGCAAAATATGACATTCGAATCCCAAACTCCTTAATTGGTGGTTACTGCAGGAAAGGTCTTCTAGTGGAGGCTAAAACCTTGGTTGATCGAGTCATATCAGCGAATGAGAAACCAAATGCAAAAACTTGGAATCATTTCACAACAGGTTACATTATGCATAACCAAATTGACAAGGCAGTTGAAGCACTCAAAGAAGAAATCTTGGTTGCTGAACCTAGGCAGAAGCCAAGCAAGGATAATTTGGTTGCGTGTTTAGAATTCTTGAAAGGAAAAGGAGATATCCAGGGAGCAGAAGAAATTATAAGGCTACTTAAGCACAAGGGGTTTGTTGTGTCTGAAGTTTCGGCAATGGATGttgaaaaagataaaagaagGGTAACCAAGAACAGAAAATTACTTAAAGATATGCAAGGACAGAAGGATGGAAGGAAATAG
- the LOC133030461 gene encoding uncharacterized protein LOC133030461: MCNAILAVPIDPHNNDSLIWNHHPSGVFTVNSAYHLANSNLSSPGPSNPATYKRWWTSMQSSNIPPKIKHFVWKAFHHILPSNLNLFNRKSTTSPFCSLCLSHHDSNTHSLLECSRAGKIWKRSSFYQFYIKNKHCDIKEFMLRGFESFDKDQLCSFLGLIWAIWNNRNRAIFNPNHVTDFCVESYVSNYLQEYRDAQARISISSHTSHHPSPRVQVPDDTYRLSVDAALSQSTNQHGYGAVVSGSKRRPLQLLRLLRTQLLPLFLPKPKPSIELSFGVKQSVSQLLSSLLTAKLWCIVSRIFL; encoded by the coding sequence ATGTGTAACGCCATTCTTGCTGTTCCCATTGACCCTCACAACAATGATAGCCTCATCTGGAACCATCACCCTTCGGGGGTTTTCACCGTTAATTCTGCCTACCACTTGGCCAACTCAAATCTTTCCTCTCCTGGTCCTTCAAACCCTGCTACATACAAGCGTTGGTGGACCAGCATGCAGTCCTCCAATATCCCACCCAAAATCAAACATTTTGTTTGGAAAGCCTTCCATCATATCCTTCCCTCTAATCTTAACCTTTTCAATCGTAAGTCCACTACCTCCCCCTTTTGCTCCCTTTGCCTTTCTCATCATGACTCCAACACTCACTCTCTTCTTGAATGTTCCAGGGCAGGTAAAATTTGGAAACGCTCCtctttttatcaattttatattaaaaacaaacatTGTGATATTAAAGAGTTTATGTTAAGAGGTTTTGAAAGTTTTGATAAAGATCAACTTTGctcttttttgggtttaatttggGCCATTTGGAATAACAGAAACAGAGCCATTTTTAATCCTAATCATGTCACTGATTTCTGTGTGGAGAGCTATGTCAGTAATTATTTGCAGGAATACAGGGATGCACAAGCTCGGATATCCATATCATCTCACACCTCACATCATCCTTCACCGCGAGTTCAAGTTCCCGATGACACATATCGGCTTTCTGTGGATGCTGCCCTTTCTCAATCAACTAACCAACATGGGTACGGGGCGGTAGTAAGCGGCTCCAAAAGACGACCATTGCAACTTTTACGGCTCCTTCGCACACAACTCTTGCCCCTATTTTTGCCGAAGCCGAAGCCCTCCATCGAGCTCTCCTTTGGTGTCAAGCAGTCCGTTTCCCAATTGCTGTCATCACTTCTGACTGCCAAACTTTGGTGCATCGTATCCAGAATTTTTCTCTAG